In Aeromicrobium marinum DSM 15272, one genomic interval encodes:
- a CDS encoding crotonase/enoyl-CoA hydratase family protein has protein sequence MTDERVITEIDGPIARVWLNRPDKLNGVDFGILDGLVAAAGRIEKDRDVRAVVLSGRGDSFCAGLDFATVNKTPRKVFSHFVPNPLRGTNGFQQSLWAWRRLPVPVVAVTRGHVFGAGIQLALAADFRFTTPDAQWSVLEAKWGLVPDMSGTVPLVEQLPLDLAKRLSMTGEVFTGQQAADWGLATGSDLDPEKPALELVHQLIARSPDSVAATKRLLNEASRRSVRAQFALERRLQLKMFRSPNTKVARAAGARRQDPEFGPRTFG, from the coding sequence ATGACCGACGAGCGCGTGATCACCGAGATCGACGGACCCATTGCCCGGGTGTGGCTGAACCGACCCGACAAGCTCAACGGGGTGGACTTCGGGATCCTCGACGGACTCGTGGCCGCCGCCGGACGGATCGAGAAGGACCGCGACGTCCGCGCCGTGGTCCTGTCGGGCCGCGGCGACTCGTTCTGCGCCGGGCTCGACTTCGCCACCGTCAACAAGACGCCGCGCAAGGTCTTCTCGCACTTCGTCCCGAACCCGTTGCGAGGCACCAACGGGTTCCAGCAGTCGCTGTGGGCCTGGCGCCGCCTGCCGGTCCCGGTGGTCGCGGTCACCCGCGGGCACGTGTTCGGAGCCGGTATCCAGCTCGCCCTCGCGGCGGACTTCCGGTTCACGACCCCCGACGCCCAGTGGTCGGTGCTGGAGGCCAAGTGGGGCCTCGTCCCCGACATGAGCGGCACCGTCCCGCTCGTGGAGCAGCTGCCGCTCGACCTCGCCAAGCGGTTGTCGATGACCGGCGAGGTCTTCACCGGTCAGCAGGCCGCCGACTGGGGGCTCGCCACGGGGAGCGACCTCGACCCCGAGAAGCCGGCCCTCGAGCTCGTCCACCAGCTGATCGCGCGGTCGCCGGACTCCGTGGCGGCCACCAAGCGCCTGCTCAACGAGGCGTCGCGCCGCAGCGTCCGGGCCCAGTTCGCGCTGGAGCGGCGCCTGCAGCTGAAGATGTTCCGCTCCCCCAACACCAAGGTCGCGCGCGCTGCAGGCGCGAGGCGGCAGGACCCGGAGTTCGGCCCGCGCACCTTCGGTTGA
- a CDS encoding MerR family transcriptional regulator yields MASRTGLPASTLRTWERRYGIGPTERTSGGHRRYTELDIARVELLNRLIARGVSAREAAQVASTYDGRDAPRPPDGSDVTALVHEPDAMIHAVLEAAATHNGERISSILGAAVDTHDVVTAWTDYFAPALVRIGEEWSAGNVDIAAEHLVSERLSVELRAFVHRKPDLDHERGTVLLASAEDDQHSLPVVALQAALADRGIACHSLGARLPASSLAKVIATLDPRVVFLWASLPRPSVDQLWKVVTATPPSSTVLIGGPGWPADPLVDPGDREPTRTRDLADAVDRVTGLLA; encoded by the coding sequence GTGGCCTCGCGCACCGGACTGCCCGCCTCCACCCTGCGCACCTGGGAGCGTCGCTACGGCATCGGACCCACCGAGCGGACCAGTGGGGGGCACCGCCGGTACACGGAGCTGGACATCGCCCGGGTCGAGCTGTTGAACCGGCTGATCGCCCGCGGGGTCTCGGCTCGCGAGGCGGCCCAGGTCGCGTCCACCTACGACGGCAGGGACGCTCCCCGCCCCCCGGACGGATCCGACGTGACGGCCCTGGTGCACGAGCCGGACGCGATGATCCACGCCGTCCTCGAGGCCGCGGCCACGCACAACGGTGAGCGCATCAGCAGCATCCTCGGCGCCGCGGTGGACACCCACGACGTCGTCACGGCCTGGACCGACTACTTCGCGCCGGCCCTGGTGCGGATCGGCGAGGAGTGGTCGGCGGGCAACGTCGACATCGCCGCCGAGCACCTGGTCAGCGAGCGGCTGTCGGTGGAGCTGCGCGCCTTCGTGCACCGCAAGCCCGATCTCGACCACGAGCGCGGCACCGTGCTGCTCGCCAGCGCCGAGGACGACCAGCACTCGCTGCCGGTCGTGGCCCTGCAGGCGGCACTCGCCGACCGCGGCATCGCCTGCCACTCGCTGGGCGCCCGGCTGCCCGCCTCCTCGCTGGCCAAGGTCATCGCGACGCTCGATCCGCGGGTCGTCTTCCTGTGGGCCTCGTTGCCGCGCCCGTCGGTCGACCAGCTCTGGAAGGTCGTCACCGCCACGCCGCCGTCGTCGACCGTGCTCATCGGTGGTCCCGGCTGGCCCGCGGACCCGCTCGTCGACCCCGGCGACCGGGAGCCGACGCGCACGAGAGACCTGGCGGACGCGGTCGACCGGGTGACCGGCCTGCTGGCGTGA
- a CDS encoding M15 family metallopeptidase produces the protein MTDLVLLADPQITEIGVEEVGEPLVDLRELGGFAFSHLKVNEGPAWSSVRRGVADRLLHATELVPAGVRLMIVEGHREPAVQRRHFDAYCAELRTADPDLTDLQLRRLASRYISPPEVAPHVAGAAIDLTLADVAGRPLDLGTAVNATPEESEGACYFDAANISSQAREHRATLADALGAAGLVNYPTEWWHWSFGDRYWAWSTRARCALYGPVDADRPA, from the coding sequence GTGACCGACCTCGTGCTGCTCGCCGATCCGCAGATCACCGAGATCGGCGTCGAGGAGGTCGGCGAGCCGCTGGTCGACCTGCGCGAGCTGGGCGGGTTCGCGTTCAGTCACCTCAAGGTCAACGAGGGCCCGGCCTGGTCGTCGGTCCGGCGCGGCGTCGCCGACCGGCTGCTGCACGCCACCGAGCTGGTGCCGGCGGGTGTCCGGCTCATGATCGTCGAGGGCCACCGGGAGCCGGCGGTCCAGCGACGGCACTTCGACGCCTACTGCGCCGAGCTGCGCACGGCCGACCCCGACCTGACCGACCTGCAGCTGCGCCGGCTCGCGAGCCGCTACATCTCCCCGCCCGAGGTCGCGCCGCACGTGGCGGGCGCGGCGATCGACCTCACCCTGGCGGACGTGGCGGGGCGGCCGCTCGACCTGGGCACGGCGGTCAACGCGACGCCGGAGGAGTCCGAGGGCGCCTGCTACTTCGATGCGGCGAACATCTCGTCGCAGGCCCGCGAGCACCGGGCGACGCTCGCCGACGCCCTGGGCGCGGCGGGGTTGGTCAACTACCCGACCGAGTGGTGGCACTGGTCGTTCGGCGACCGGTACTGGGCGTGGTCCACCCGGGCGCGCTGCGCCCTGTACGGCCCGGTCGACGCCGACCGGCCCGCCTGA
- a CDS encoding acyl-CoA dehydrogenase family protein — MTTTHDVTNQVPPLVDYDAADYAPYTEAFTRVGATGALDELSAIGRDAGSAASQELGDLAERHEPVLHTHDRYGHRIDRVVYDPSYHQLMTRATGYGLHGTPWVTGDPHAHLRRAAGLSVWGQVDAGHQCPISMTYAAVPALRVDPELAARFEPLLATTVYDPSFAAPETKAGLTAGMSMTEKQGGSDVRANTTHATEQADGTYRLTGHKWFTSAPMSDILLTLAQAPGGLTCFVVPRVLPDGTTNRVALQRLKDKLGNRSNASSEVEYDQAFGWRLGDEGRGVRTIIEMVNMTRLDCTIGSASGMRVGVQAAVHHATHRSAFGAALVDQPLMRNVLADLAVEAEASSTVAMWLADLTDRALAGDERAADLRRISLAVSKYYVCKRGPVHAAEALECLGGNGYIEDSRMPRLYREAPLMSVWEGSGNVAALDTLRAVAKQPATLTALFDELDSVAGAEPRLDAFARRLKDQFTDPASAELRARRIVGDLAIALQASLLVRFGHPAVSDAFAASRLDRDWGTVFGTLPAGLDLAPIIERATVKVGA; from the coding sequence ATGACCACCACCCACGACGTGACCAACCAGGTGCCGCCCCTCGTCGACTACGACGCCGCCGACTACGCGCCGTACACCGAGGCCTTCACCCGCGTCGGCGCGACCGGCGCGCTCGACGAGCTCTCCGCCATCGGGCGTGACGCCGGCTCCGCCGCGTCCCAGGAGCTCGGCGACCTGGCCGAACGCCACGAGCCGGTCCTGCACACCCACGACCGCTACGGCCACCGCATCGACCGGGTCGTCTACGACCCCAGCTACCACCAGCTGATGACCCGGGCCACCGGGTACGGGCTGCACGGCACCCCGTGGGTGACCGGCGACCCGCACGCCCACCTGCGCCGCGCCGCCGGGCTGAGCGTGTGGGGCCAGGTCGACGCGGGTCACCAGTGCCCCATCTCCATGACCTACGCGGCGGTGCCGGCCCTGCGGGTCGACCCCGAGCTCGCCGCCCGGTTCGAGCCCCTGCTGGCCACCACGGTGTACGACCCGTCGTTCGCGGCACCGGAGACCAAGGCCGGGCTCACCGCCGGCATGTCGATGACCGAGAAGCAGGGCGGCTCGGACGTGCGGGCCAACACGACGCACGCCACCGAACAGGCCGACGGCACCTACCGGCTCACCGGCCACAAGTGGTTCACCTCGGCGCCGATGTCCGACATCCTGCTGACGCTCGCCCAGGCTCCCGGCGGCCTGACCTGCTTCGTGGTGCCGCGGGTCCTGCCCGACGGCACGACCAACCGGGTCGCGCTGCAGCGGCTCAAGGACAAGCTCGGCAACCGCTCCAACGCGAGCAGCGAGGTGGAGTACGACCAGGCCTTCGGCTGGCGGCTCGGCGACGAGGGCCGAGGGGTGCGGACCATCATCGAGATGGTCAACATGACCCGGCTCGACTGCACGATCGGCTCGGCCAGCGGGATGCGGGTCGGGGTGCAGGCCGCGGTGCACCACGCCACCCACCGGTCGGCGTTCGGCGCGGCTCTCGTCGACCAGCCGTTGATGCGCAACGTGCTGGCGGACCTCGCGGTCGAGGCCGAGGCGTCCAGCACCGTGGCGATGTGGCTGGCGGACCTGACCGACCGCGCTCTCGCCGGCGACGAACGAGCCGCCGACCTGCGCCGCATCTCGCTCGCGGTGTCGAAGTACTACGTGTGCAAGCGCGGCCCCGTCCACGCCGCCGAGGCGCTGGAGTGTCTCGGGGGCAACGGCTACATCGAGGACTCACGGATGCCGCGCCTGTACCGCGAGGCGCCGCTGATGAGCGTGTGGGAGGGCTCGGGCAACGTGGCGGCGCTCGACACCCTGCGAGCCGTGGCCAAGCAGCCGGCCACGCTCACGGCACTGTTCGACGAGCTCGACTCCGTGGCGGGCGCCGAGCCGCGCCTCGACGCGTTCGCCCGTCGGCTCAAGGACCAGTTCACCGATCCGGCCTCCGCCGAGCTGCGGGCCCGGCGGATCGTCGGCGACCTCGCGATCGCCCTGCAGGCCTCCCTGCTGGTGCGGTTCGGGCACCCCGCGGTCAGCGACGCGTTCGCGGCGAGCCGGCTGGACCGCGACTGGGGCACCGTCTTCGGCACCCTGCCCGCGGGCCTGGACCTCGCCCCGATCATCGAGCGCGCCACCGTCAAGGTCGGGGCATGA